The sequence GGCTTCAGGTCAGGAGCACCCTGCTTCACGGATTGCCGGCGCAGCTGCTGGCCGAAATATCCGCGGGCGAACGCATGCTGGTGGTGGGCAGCCGCGGCCTGGGCGGCTTCCTTGGCCTCCTGGTCGGCTCGGTGAGCCTTGAACTGGCAGCCACTGCCGCCTGCCCTGTCGCCGTGATCCGGGAGGAACACCACCCGGCCGGACCCGTCGTCGCCGCCGTCGATGACTCGGGTTCCCCTGCCGCGCTGGATGACGCGTGTGCGCTGGCAGCTGTGTGGCACGCGCCCCTCAAAGTGGTCCATGTCCGGCACCAGCCTGCGGGCTACCGGCTGCTGGAAGGACAGGACGCGGCGGCCGGCGCCCAGGCCGTCCTGGCGTCGGCCTTGAACCGTGCAGCGGCTGTGGCGCCCGCGGTCCGGGTGGAGACGGAGTTGCTGACGGACAGCTCGGTCCCGCACGCGCTCCTCAAAGCCGCTGAATCGGCCCGGATGATTGTTGTGGGCACGCAGGGCCGCGGAGTGCTCAGGGAAACCATTGGTTCAACGGCCCACGCAGTATTGCATCACGCCCGCGGACCCGTCCTTGTCTCACGGCGGGGCGGATGACGCACAGTACTCCGGGTGTCGGGCCGGTTGCCTGCCGGGCCTCCGCCTAAGCTGGTCGCGTGACCCCTGTTCCCTCCCCCGGCCCGCTGGACGTTGTGGTCCATTCCGGACCGGCGGACTGGTGGGTCATCCTTGCCGGTTTGGGGCCTCTCGCGGTTCTCACAGCTGCCGTGCTGGCCTTTTACATCAACTGGCGCACGCTCAAGCAGCGCACCGCTGCGGACAAGACAGCGCTCGACCAGAAACGCGAGGCTGACGCCAACGCGCTGCAGCAAAAGACCGAGGCGGACAGCCGGGCGGAGTGGTGGCGCCGGACCCAGTGGGCGCTGGACCGGGCCTTGGATCCGGATGAAGGCACCAAGGCGCTGGGGCTGGCGACGCTGGAAGTCCTGGCCAGGAGCGAATTGGCGCGCACCGAGGAACTCGAGCTGTTCGACATCGCCTGGAAGAGCGTGTCCGGCGACGAGAACGGGGACGATGCCGCGCCCGA comes from Pseudarthrobacter sp. NIBRBAC000502770 and encodes:
- a CDS encoding universal stress protein, with amino-acid sequence MAQDAGSIVAGFDGSEEAAAAVRWAARHAHAIGCPLHVVHCSLWPLLTRHLGPVPGVSGSGLEQSARSILEDGVAVATAEVPGLQVRSTLLHGLPAQLLAEISAGERMLVVGSRGLGGFLGLLVGSVSLELAATAACPVAVIREEHHPAGPVVAAVDDSGSPAALDDACALAAVWHAPLKVVHVRHQPAGYRLLEGQDAAAGAQAVLASALNRAAAVAPAVRVETELLTDSSVPHALLKAAESARMIVVGTQGRGVLRETIGSTAHAVLHHARGPVLVSRRGG